Proteins co-encoded in one Candidatus Poribacteria bacterium genomic window:
- the secD gene encoding protein translocase subunit SecD — MYRFNIWKIVLIIGVLLISALYLIPTPDSFYNPLYGNLPLWMQEKLPAFEVTEDKGFKVSLTEVEYPEGISFQDTTSELMDVFRVHLGKLGFEHGFDYEFDTTESHEFYVRLISENAREAPSATLDNLHLYGSLPGVIRRLIPDNRLKLGLDLKGGVHLVLEVDLETSKTELFRQHALSIPEQLRAEEVLCREVKRVAGQDALDVFVGIPSRLRSDTNQKTQYLEKAQQLLNEIEFFEDAQVNNETETQSIYQLRLSRSGIEKYSEQAIEQVLIVLRNRVDAFGVSEPSIRREANHPRIIVELPGAEDSSKPLQIVREMGRLEFKLVRKSPAGGNFWSGTADTPPPDDIPEDSEVRYHRETGSWYVLESPVLLTGDRITDAFPTTGRTTFDIVVSLSFDGAGRRTFAKVTGDHIGEHLAILLDGKVQSAPVIQDQIIGNAVIQGSFTYEEASYLSNILKAGAFPVGVQIAEERTVGPTLGQESIDNGIRAALIGLGIVLIFMIIYYRLSGLVAIVALVFNMVILLGALAGFGAALTLPGIAGLVLTIGIAVDANVLIFERIREELRTNKAVWAAITSGYQRAFITILDANLTTFFTALVLYHFGTGPIKGFAVTLGIGILASMFTAIVVTREIYGLTVGNRDVQQLSI; from the coding sequence ATGTACAGATTCAATATCTGGAAAATAGTTTTAATCATCGGGGTGTTGCTAATCTCTGCGTTATACCTCATCCCGACCCCGGATAGTTTCTACAATCCACTATACGGGAATTTACCACTTTGGATGCAGGAAAAACTTCCAGCTTTTGAAGTCACTGAAGATAAAGGTTTTAAGGTGAGTCTCACAGAGGTTGAATACCCCGAAGGCATCAGTTTTCAGGATACGACGAGTGAATTAATGGATGTCTTTCGGGTCCATTTAGGAAAACTTGGGTTTGAGCATGGATTTGATTATGAATTTGATACGACTGAATCACACGAATTTTATGTTCGGCTCATCTCGGAGAACGCTCGTGAAGCACCAAGCGCGACGCTTGACAATTTACATCTATACGGGAGTCTCCCAGGCGTTATCCGACGACTCATACCTGACAACCGATTGAAGTTGGGATTAGATCTCAAAGGTGGGGTCCATCTTGTACTTGAAGTGGATTTGGAGACTTCCAAAACTGAGCTGTTCCGTCAACACGCGCTCTCTATCCCTGAGCAACTTCGCGCAGAGGAAGTTTTGTGTCGTGAAGTTAAACGGGTAGCCGGACAAGACGCACTTGATGTGTTTGTCGGTATCCCTTCACGACTCCGATCGGATACGAATCAAAAAACACAATACTTGGAAAAGGCGCAGCAGCTTCTTAACGAAATCGAATTTTTTGAGGATGCACAGGTAAATAACGAAACAGAAACACAATCCATATATCAGTTGAGACTCAGCCGAAGTGGGATTGAAAAATATAGTGAGCAGGCGATTGAACAGGTCCTTATCGTCTTACGAAATCGCGTGGATGCTTTTGGCGTTTCTGAACCCTCTATCCGACGAGAGGCGAATCACCCAAGAATCATCGTTGAGCTTCCGGGTGCTGAGGACTCTTCAAAACCGCTACAGATCGTTAGAGAGATGGGGCGGCTCGAATTTAAACTCGTCAGAAAATCGCCTGCTGGTGGAAATTTCTGGAGCGGGACTGCCGATACACCGCCACCCGATGATATTCCAGAGGATAGTGAAGTGCGCTATCATCGCGAAACCGGCAGCTGGTATGTTTTGGAAAGTCCTGTACTCCTAACCGGAGACCGGATTACCGATGCGTTTCCCACCACAGGCAGAACCACTTTTGACATTGTCGTTTCATTGAGTTTTGATGGTGCCGGGAGACGGACGTTTGCGAAAGTCACAGGCGACCATATCGGCGAGCATCTGGCGATTCTCCTTGATGGAAAAGTTCAATCTGCACCCGTTATTCAAGACCAGATCATCGGAAACGCTGTTATTCAAGGCAGTTTCACTTATGAAGAGGCAAGTTACCTTTCCAATATTTTGAAAGCAGGGGCGTTTCCTGTTGGTGTCCAAATTGCAGAAGAGCGTACCGTCGGTCCCACCCTCGGTCAAGAATCTATTGACAACGGCATTCGCGCTGCGCTTATCGGTTTGGGTATAGTCCTGATTTTCATGATAATCTACTATCGCCTCTCTGGGTTAGTTGCTATTGTCGCGCTCGTTTTTAATATGGTGATTCTTCTCGGTGCTTTGGCAGGCTTCGGGGCGGCATTGACGCTTCCCGGTATCGCTGGACTTGTACTCACAATCGGGATAGCTGTTGACGCGAATGTCCTCATCTTTGAGCGAATTCGCGAGGAATTACGGACCAATAAAGCCGTCTGGGCAGCTATCACAAGCGGCTATCAGCGCGCATTTATAACAATTTTAGATGCTAACCTTACCACATTCTTTACCGCACTTGTCCTCTATCATTTTGGTACAGGTCCGATTAAAGGGTTCGCGGTAACGCTCGGTATCGGTATCCTCGCGAGTATGTTCACGGCGATCGTCGTTACACGCGAGATTTATGGCTTAACAGTTGGGAACCGAGACGTGCAGCAACTCAGCATTTAA
- a CDS encoding Gfo/Idh/MocA family oxidoreductase, translating into MPKYRSAIIGCGGRAYGHANAYRHVSRGELVACANRSNVARREKFAETFGITGYANAEEMLRTEKPDLVHLITMPDQWRELMPMVSEFGVPACLVEKPIACGVEDWRLLCELEAQTATKFGVGKQYRWHPGLIRCREVVQRGELGKIYLLDFSCGMNLSAQGTHIIDWAMSLNGDSPIVRVFGTVSGAESLDSTYPAPDTSSCQVLFENGVYGSWNTGFISPRVMDDDAIYKHCRVAAYGKNGHVCFEEFSGWEIFTNAKMENHRTTPDEWRENNDLAQARLTEAMFDWIEDDARPVETNLKLALHQFNAVLGIYASAISHEPIDIPFDPPIDLDSRIREVLSRS; encoded by the coding sequence ATGCCAAAATATCGGAGTGCTATCATCGGCTGTGGCGGTAGAGCCTACGGTCACGCAAATGCCTATCGACACGTTTCGCGAGGCGAATTGGTCGCCTGTGCGAACCGATCAAATGTTGCCCGACGCGAAAAATTTGCTGAGACTTTCGGGATTACCGGCTATGCAAACGCCGAGGAGATGCTCCGAACAGAGAAACCCGATCTTGTTCACCTTATTACCATGCCGGACCAGTGGCGTGAGCTTATGCCGATGGTATCAGAATTTGGTGTGCCAGCGTGTCTCGTTGAAAAGCCAATAGCCTGCGGTGTTGAAGATTGGCGTTTGCTGTGCGAATTGGAAGCACAGACCGCCACAAAGTTCGGTGTTGGAAAACAATACCGCTGGCACCCTGGACTTATCAGGTGCCGAGAGGTAGTGCAGCGTGGTGAATTAGGAAAAATTTATCTTTTAGATTTCTCCTGCGGTATGAACCTCTCTGCCCAAGGCACGCATATCATTGATTGGGCGATGTCCCTGAATGGTGATTCCCCAATCGTCCGCGTCTTCGGCACTGTGAGTGGTGCGGAGTCGCTTGACAGTACCTATCCAGCCCCCGATACATCATCGTGCCAAGTCCTGTTTGAAAATGGTGTCTACGGGTCCTGGAACACCGGTTTTATATCCCCGCGGGTAATGGACGACGATGCCATCTACAAACACTGTCGCGTTGCCGCCTATGGTAAAAACGGGCACGTGTGCTTTGAGGAATTCAGTGGATGGGAAATCTTTACCAATGCAAAAATGGAAAACCATCGAACAACGCCTGATGAGTGGCGTGAGAACAACGACCTTGCACAAGCACGTCTAACAGAGGCGATGTTTGACTGGATTGAGGATGATGCCCGTCCAGTCGAAACGAATCTTAAACTCGCATTACACCAGTTCAATGCCGTTTTGGGCATCTATGCAAGTGCGATCTCTCACGAACCGATTGACATCCCTTTTGACCCTCCTATAGACCTTGATTCACGGATTCGTGAGGTGTTGTCGCGTTCCTGA
- a CDS encoding alcohol dehydrogenase catalytic domain-containing protein: MKAAILESLDNLSVKEVPEPEIDDDAALMRIEAVSICGSDVRILHHGNPRVKPPTIIGHENSGVIVKTGKNVTRVKEGDRVSIGADVPCGQCHWCRDGLGNNCDINYAIGYQISGAFAEYMKLPRLVLEEGPVTPFDATLGFDEAALAEPLACAINGLELVNMSLGKTVVIIGLGPIGCMMIDLARIMGATKVIGVQRSRLRMEIAKFYEADAYIASEEEDVIERCKEETGGEGPDIVVTTCGSVEAHEQAIEMVAHRGYVNLFGGLPKTMRPMSVLSNIIHYKECFVTGSHGCVPRHHELAVRLLEKGLVRVKPLITHHFPLVEIDKAFEAMESRIGMKIMIHPHQEGTGG; encoded by the coding sequence ATGAAAGCGGCTATACTTGAAAGTCTTGACAATTTGAGCGTGAAAGAAGTACCCGAACCCGAAATTGATGATGATGCCGCTTTAATGCGGATCGAAGCTGTTAGTATATGCGGTTCTGATGTCCGCATCCTCCATCACGGTAATCCAAGAGTTAAACCCCCCACTATTATTGGACATGAAAACTCCGGTGTCATTGTTAAAACCGGTAAAAACGTAACGCGCGTCAAAGAAGGCGACCGAGTGTCAATCGGTGCCGATGTCCCGTGTGGGCAGTGCCATTGGTGTCGAGATGGTCTCGGAAACAACTGCGACATCAACTACGCCATCGGTTACCAAATTTCCGGTGCTTTCGCAGAATATATGAAACTCCCACGCCTCGTTTTGGAAGAAGGACCGGTTACCCCATTCGATGCGACGCTCGGTTTTGATGAGGCTGCCCTCGCCGAACCGCTCGCTTGTGCTATCAACGGACTTGAGCTTGTTAATATGTCCCTCGGCAAAACTGTGGTTATTATCGGTCTTGGACCGATCGGATGTATGATGATTGACCTCGCGCGGATCATGGGTGCCACGAAAGTTATTGGTGTACAACGGAGCAGGCTCCGGATGGAGATCGCAAAGTTCTACGAGGCAGATGCCTACATCGCTTCTGAAGAGGAAGATGTCATTGAGAGATGCAAGGAAGAAACAGGTGGCGAGGGACCCGATATCGTCGTTACAACATGCGGTTCGGTTGAGGCACACGAACAGGCTATTGAAATGGTGGCACATCGCGGGTATGTCAACCTATTTGGCGGATTGCCAAAGACGATGCGCCCCATGAGCGTTCTCTCTAATATTATTCACTATAAAGAGTGTTTTGTTACAGGTTCACATGGATGTGTACCACGTCACCATGAATTGGCGGTCCGTCTCCTTGAAAAGGGGTTAGTCCGTGTAAAACCGCTTATTACACACCACTTCCCACTCGTTGAGATTGACAAGGCGTTTGAAGCAATGGAATCCCGAATAGGAATGAAGATTATGATACACCCACATCAGGAGGGTACAGGAGGATAA
- a CDS encoding adenine phosphoribosyltransferase: MQDFSRFVREVPDFPKPGVLFKDITPLLGNPTAFHRVIDEFARHYKYEAIDVVAGPEARGFIFSTVLAYRIGAAFVPIRKKGKLPYEAHEVTYDLEYGSDTIEIHQDAFPKDSRVLLCDDLLATGGTLAASVELIEKLEGHIVGIAVLIELLEFEGREKIPNYDVFSLMKY; encoded by the coding sequence ATGCAAGATTTTTCGAGATTTGTTCGAGAAGTGCCAGATTTTCCGAAACCGGGGGTTTTATTTAAAGATATCACGCCTCTTTTAGGAAATCCAACCGCCTTTCATCGGGTAATTGATGAGTTCGCGCGCCATTATAAATATGAAGCCATTGATGTTGTTGCGGGACCTGAAGCACGCGGTTTCATTTTTTCAACGGTGCTTGCTTATCGGATCGGTGCTGCTTTTGTTCCTATCCGGAAAAAGGGTAAGCTGCCTTATGAGGCGCACGAAGTTACATACGATCTTGAATACGGCAGTGATACGATCGAAATTCATCAAGATGCGTTCCCCAAAGACAGTAGAGTTCTCCTATGCGATGATCTCTTGGCAACTGGTGGGACACTCGCTGCATCCGTTGAACTTATTGAAAAGCTGGAGGGACACATCGTTGGGATCGCTGTCTTAATTGAGTTATTGGAATTTGAAGGCAGGGAGAAGATTCCGAACTACGATGTTTTTTCGCTCATGAAATATTAG
- the secF gene encoding protein translocase subunit SecF, with amino-acid sequence MELLRNTNFDFISKHRTGFVFSAVLIVIGLVFLGIHQGPNFGIDFRGGVKIQAKFNRVVTESELQAKLTEIGYERASIQIDAGKNEASIALGHRPEFQQQLINIPIMADPGDATATSLQVSKTAEKAHLLAEGDTVQLIDGTSQQRNEIIAREDTADGDAINLTFANPIGIDLSENATVQIQASVGRILTDALLEGNFQAPGGWQALAGGVNVSEVGPSVGRDLKWAALWSVLWSIVILLVYISWRFEFPFAIGAIAALVHDVLITLGVFAILSKEINLPTVAAFLTIIGYSLNDTIVVFDRIRENSQSLRGTDYVTVINRSINQSLSRTVITSVTTLFVVLVIFILSSTGEEINTFALALIVGVLIGTYSSVFIASPILYLWNRGQQPAS; translated from the coding sequence TTGGAACTACTTAGAAATACAAACTTTGATTTTATTAGCAAACACCGCACTGGCTTTGTATTCTCAGCAGTGCTCATCGTTATTGGTTTGGTTTTCCTCGGCATCCACCAAGGTCCTAACTTTGGAATTGATTTTCGCGGTGGTGTTAAAATCCAAGCCAAGTTTAACAGAGTTGTCACAGAATCTGAGCTGCAAGCCAAACTCACTGAAATCGGTTACGAGCGTGCCTCGATCCAAATAGATGCAGGCAAAAACGAGGCCTCTATCGCTCTGGGACATCGCCCCGAATTTCAGCAACAACTCATTAATATCCCAATTATGGCGGACCCGGGGGATGCAACCGCTACCAGCCTTCAGGTAAGTAAGACCGCTGAAAAAGCACATCTATTAGCAGAGGGCGATACCGTCCAACTCATTGATGGCACTTCGCAGCAGCGCAACGAGATTATCGCACGGGAAGACACGGCAGACGGCGACGCAATTAACTTAACCTTCGCAAACCCTATCGGAATTGACTTGAGTGAGAATGCCACTGTCCAAATCCAAGCGAGTGTCGGTAGAATCCTCACAGATGCACTTCTTGAAGGTAACTTTCAGGCACCTGGGGGTTGGCAAGCACTTGCTGGTGGGGTCAATGTCTCTGAGGTCGGTCCGAGTGTCGGGCGCGACCTTAAATGGGCTGCGCTCTGGTCTGTGCTCTGGTCGATTGTCATTTTGTTGGTTTATATCTCTTGGCGATTTGAGTTCCCGTTCGCTATCGGCGCGATAGCCGCGCTCGTCCACGATGTACTAATCACCTTAGGGGTCTTTGCTATTTTATCAAAAGAGATTAACCTGCCCACCGTAGCGGCGTTCCTCACAATTATCGGATATTCGCTCAACGACACAATTGTCGTGTTCGACCGAATTCGAGAAAACTCACAATCCTTACGCGGAACGGACTACGTTACGGTCATTAACCGGAGTATCAACCAATCGCTGAGTCGGACGGTTATCACATCCGTGACAACTCTCTTTGTTGTTTTGGTCATTTTTATCCTCTCCAGTACCGGTGAGGAAATTAACACCTTCGCCTTAGCACTTATCGTCGGTGTATTGATAGGCACC
- a CDS encoding LamG domain-containing protein, with product MKKITVLMLFMSIFCYFGIISASADAIGVWLFDEGVGEIVKDVSGNGHHGEIVGEVAWSDGKFDNALEFDGGHVRVPHADVMNLKQWTMTAWIKVPKIVDPYQIILGKEAWPDRNYTMWIRPGVMTFGFTLPGGAQDLQVGSKEVTDGKWHFVAGVYDEKNLIPYVDGEQFNPRGAAGKPATNNAPFIIGAQGPDGKNGPLRGIIDEVAVYNVALDEDEIAEVMEGLTKQFQAVEASEKLAVTWGQLKESDK from the coding sequence ATGAAAAAGATAACTGTTTTAATGCTTTTTATGAGCATTTTCTGTTACTTTGGGATTATCAGTGCCAGTGCCGACGCAATAGGGGTCTGGCTCTTTGATGAAGGAGTTGGCGAAATCGTTAAAGATGTATCAGGTAACGGGCATCATGGTGAAATCGTCGGTGAGGTCGCGTGGTCTGATGGAAAATTTGACAACGCCCTTGAATTCGACGGTGGTCATGTACGCGTACCGCATGCGGATGTTATGAACCTTAAGCAGTGGACAATGACCGCGTGGATAAAAGTCCCTAAGATCGTTGATCCATACCAAATTATCCTTGGCAAAGAGGCGTGGCCCGATCGAAACTATACGATGTGGATTCGCCCCGGCGTGATGACTTTCGGGTTCACGCTCCCTGGCGGCGCACAAGACCTACAGGTAGGTAGTAAAGAGGTCACTGATGGGAAGTGGCACTTTGTCGCTGGTGTGTACGACGAAAAGAATCTGATCCCTTACGTTGATGGCGAGCAATTTAATCCACGCGGTGCCGCGGGCAAACCGGCAACGAACAACGCGCCATTTATAATCGGCGCGCAGGGCCCTGATGGGAAAAACGGACCGTTGAGAGGCATCATCGATGAAGTTGCTGTCTACAATGTAGCTTTAGACGAGGACGAGATCGCTGAGGTGATGGAAGGGCTTACAAAGCAATTCCAAGCGGTAGAGGCTTCAGAGAAGTTAGCGGTAACATGGGGCCAACTCAAAGAGAGCGACAAATAA
- a CDS encoding galactitol-1-phosphate 5-dehydrogenase, translating to MSEKPRYNAQNPLVATWVKIMEALVLHGVGDLRLEQIPVPPLAEGKVRVRIGFCGVCGSDIPRIFVKGTYSFPTVCGHEFAGIVDACGPGVDNFAPGDPVVVFPLLWCGTCAACEQGKYVQCHDYDYLGSRSDGAFAEYVVAPKENLIAVPPGVTLEEASMTEPAAVALHAICRANTPLAGKTVAVFGAGPIGLMTAQWARIMGATTVFLFDIVADKLELARQLGFDKVFSTTTEAPVEIVNAHTDGKGAHVCIEAAGVPATYNDALGSVGRGGSVVLLGNPVTDVTLPVVLISQLMRREVNIFGTWNSDYSAAGNDDDWRTVLQAMASGMLTLMPLITHKVPLADSTHILHKMRDKSEFYAKVLIHP from the coding sequence GTGTCGGAAAAACCGCGTTACAATGCTCAAAATCCGTTGGTAGCAACTTGGGTTAAAATAATGGAAGCACTTGTCCTTCACGGCGTTGGAGATTTACGATTAGAGCAGATTCCGGTGCCACCTCTCGCTGAAGGTAAGGTCCGCGTCCGAATTGGGTTTTGTGGTGTCTGCGGTTCCGATATTCCGAGAATTTTCGTCAAAGGCACTTATAGTTTTCCAACGGTTTGTGGACACGAATTCGCTGGTATCGTTGATGCTTGTGGCCCGGGGGTTGACAATTTTGCCCCGGGTGATCCTGTCGTTGTATTTCCGTTGCTTTGGTGCGGCACCTGTGCAGCATGTGAACAGGGTAAGTATGTCCAATGCCACGACTATGACTATCTCGGTTCGCGAAGCGATGGCGCATTTGCTGAATATGTCGTCGCGCCGAAAGAAAATCTGATCGCTGTTCCACCGGGTGTGACTTTAGAGGAAGCATCGATGACAGAACCCGCTGCAGTCGCACTACACGCAATCTGCCGTGCGAATACACCGCTTGCTGGAAAGACAGTTGCTGTCTTCGGTGCGGGACCTATCGGATTAATGACAGCGCAGTGGGCAAGAATCATGGGCGCGACAACAGTGTTTCTCTTTGATATTGTTGCGGATAAACTGGAGCTGGCGAGGCAACTCGGATTTGACAAAGTATTTAGCACTACAACCGAGGCACCGGTTGAGATTGTAAACGCACATACTGATGGAAAGGGTGCGCACGTTTGTATTGAGGCTGCGGGGGTTCCCGCTACCTATAACGATGCCCTCGGGAGTGTCGGACGCGGCGGTAGCGTCGTTTTGCTCGGTAATCCTGTTACAGATGTAACGCTTCCAGTAGTGCTTATATCGCAGTTAATGCGGCGTGAAGTGAACATTTTTGGGACATGGAATTCTGATTATAGTGCCGCAGGTAACGACGACGATTGGCGTACTGTGCTTCAAGCGATGGCTTCTGGGATGTTAACACTCATGCCACTCATAACACATAAAGTACCATTGGCGGACAGTACACACATATTACATAAGATGCGAGATAAGAGTGAATTCTACGCAAAAGTTTTGATTCACCCCTGA
- the rpe gene encoding ribulose-phosphate 3-epimerase: MSTPNTASSEPHIHIAPSMMCADLCNLEADVRELEVAGIDMLHFDLMDAHFVPNMPIGLALIEQLRPKTGCAFDIHLMVENNDFFVDAVAEIGVQQVAVHVESATHLDRTLSLIQAHGIKAGAALNPATPLSALDYVLDRLDFVLIMTVNPGFAGQKVVPATLRKIAECRTFLDANAVDLPIEVDGNVSFENIPRMVSAGADILVGGTSSVFQKSGSRLGNVQRIQQAITLGLGNRKN, translated from the coding sequence TTGTCCACGCCAAATACGGCATCTTCAGAGCCACACATCCACATCGCGCCATCGATGATGTGCGCGGATTTATGCAACTTGGAAGCCGATGTTCGGGAATTAGAAGTTGCGGGCATTGATATGCTCCATTTCGACTTGATGGACGCGCATTTCGTTCCGAATATGCCGATTGGGCTTGCCTTAATTGAACAATTGCGTCCAAAAACAGGCTGTGCTTTTGACATTCACCTCATGGTGGAAAACAACGATTTCTTTGTGGATGCAGTCGCAGAGATTGGCGTTCAACAGGTAGCCGTCCACGTTGAATCGGCGACACATCTTGATAGAACGTTGTCTCTTATTCAAGCGCACGGCATCAAGGCAGGCGCAGCACTCAATCCAGCAACACCACTCTCTGCCTTGGACTATGTTCTTGATCGCCTTGATTTCGTGCTGATTATGACGGTAAATCCGGGGTTTGCGGGGCAGAAGGTGGTCCCAGCGACGCTCCGAAAGATCGCGGAATGTCGCACTTTTTTGGATGCGAATGCTGTTGACCTACCAATTGAAGTTGATGGTAACGTGAGTTTTGAAAATATCCCGAGAATGGTATCTGCAGGCGCGGATATCTTGGTCGGTGGCACGAGTAGCGTTTTCCAGAAATCCGGTTCACGGCTTGGCAATGTTCAGCGAATTCAGCAGGCTATTACGCTCGGACTCGGAAATAGAAAAAACTGA